Proteins encoded together in one Glandiceps talaboti chromosome 11, keGlaTala1.1, whole genome shotgun sequence window:
- the LOC144441933 gene encoding uncharacterized protein LOC144441933, with protein sequence MADQLSEETQKLKLAFDKFDKDGNGKITAQELGAVLRSLGQNPTEDELTDLISKFDVDGNGTIEFSEFSAKMSKIMKVPSTEEDIREAFRVFDVDGNGYITLDELRHVMAILGQGLTDQDIDEKIGKCDTNDDGKLSYEEFVKFWKS encoded by the exons atg GCTGATCAATTATCTGAAGAAACCCAAA AACTGAAGTTGGCTTTCGACAAGTTTGATAAAGATGGTAACGGAAAGATCACAGCCCAAGAATTAGGAGCTGTTCTGAGGTCACTGGGTCAGAATCCCACAGAAGATGAACTTACCGATTTAATCAGTAAATTCGACGTTGACG GCAATGGAACCATTGAATTTAGTGAATTTTCAGCCAAGATGTCGAAGATCATGAAAGTGCCATCAACCGAGGAAGATATCCGAGAAGCCTTCCGTGTCTTTGATGTTGATGGTAATGGTTATATCACCCTCGATGAATTACGTCATGTGATGGCAATCCTGGGTCAAGGGTTAACAGACCAAGATATTGATGAAAAAATTGGAAAATGCGACACGAATGATGATGGTAAACTCAGCTATGAAG AATTCGTTAAGTTCTGGAAATCATAG
- the LOC144442726 gene encoding arylalkylamine N-acetyltransferase-like 2, which translates to MSSAKVNEMIEYRVLTREHVEEAICVLAEGFTYGEPLNVALKTPYEFQLELSRRLSEKALKDEVSAVAIDTKSGKVIGAVVGILVTGEDHLADSEDYTDSQSLSENPDPCLFLRYIPPFIKEVDKIYQSHPKLCKENLDKKCTILKSFKLTVLPDYAGQGIGTELISTRTNLAKQKGVGVITAICTSPASQRLYAKLGHEVIGEIFYSDFEVGGERPFASITLAPSAKVMLKML; encoded by the coding sequence ATGAGTTCAGCAAAGGTTAATGAAATGATAGAATACCGCGTGCTAACTAGAGAACACGTTGAGGAAGCAATCTGTGTATTAGCAGAAGGTTTTACTTATGGCGAACCTTTGAATGTTGCATTAAAAACGCCATATGAGTTCCAATTGGAATTGAGCCGGCGACTCTCTGAGAAAGCACTGAAAGATGAAGTATCAGCTGTTGCTATAGATACAAAATCTGGTAAAGTCATTGGAGCAGTAGTCGGGATACTTGTCACGGGTGAAGACCATCTAGCAGACTCAGAGGATTACACAGATAGCCAGAGCTTGTCTGAAAATCCAGATCCCTGTCTATTCCTGAGATACATTCCACCTTTTATTAAGGAAGTGGACAAAATCTACCAGAGCCACCCAAAACTTTGCAAGGAAAATTTGGATAAAAAGTGTACAATTTTAAAGAGTTTCAAACTAACTGTGCTTCCTGATTACGCTGGTCAGGGCATTGGCACAGAGTTAATCAGTACTCGTACTAATTTGGCAAAACAGAAAGGTGTCGGAGTCATTACTGCAATTTGTACAAGTCCTGCCAGTCAGAGGTTATACGCCAAATTGGGTCATGAAGTGATCGGAGAAATTTTCTACAGCGATTTTGAGGTTGGAGGTGAACGACCATTTGCTAGCATCACTCTTGCTCCCTCAGCTAAAGTAATGCTGAAGATGTTGTAG
- the LOC144441913 gene encoding neo-calmodulin-like, which translates to MANELNQVTEEQLSEFKEAFSLFDNDGDGTIATKDLGIVVRSLGLNPTEAELQDMINEVDGDGTGKIHFPEFVRMMAKKMDETDSHEELREAFRVFDRNGDGFISAAELRHVLINLGEQLSDEELHEMMTAADTDGDGQLNYNEFVCVMMAK; encoded by the exons Atg GCAAATGAGTTAAATCAGGTAACTGAAGAACAGTTATCAG AATTCAAGGAAGCTTTCTCCCTCTTCGACAACGATGGTGATGGTACCATCGCAACCAAAGATTTGGGGATTGTTGTGAGGTCACTAGGTCTGAATCCAACAGAAGCTGAACTTCAGGATATGATTAATGAAGTAGATGGAGATG GCACTGGTAAAATCCACTTCCCGGAATTCGTACGAATGATGGCTAAGAAAATGGATGAGACAGACAGTCACGAGGAACTTCGCGAAGCCTTCAGAGTTTTTGACAGAAACGGCGACGGTTTCATCAGTGCTGCTGAATTACGTCACGTGTTAATAAATCTTGGTGAACAATTATCAGACGAGGAACTTCATGAAATGATGACAGCAGCTGACACTGATGGCGATGGACAATTAAATTATAACG AGTTCGTTTGCGTGATGATGGCAAAATGA